In Sphaeramia orbicularis chromosome 15, fSphaOr1.1, whole genome shotgun sequence, a single genomic region encodes these proteins:
- the eml4 gene encoding echinoderm microtubule-associated protein-like 4 isoform X3, producing MDGFTGSLDDSMSGASVSDVNDRLSALELRVQQQEDELTVMKAALADVLRRLAASEDSASNTKKQHTGKGGTPLREAYSMSCIANGGTSGRKRDSTSVTRKETVSSAAKRGPSVKRSSGMERSQSSTWESSEENRNKLVKAASTSKLLAKVVKNAERHKDPVVSQAKMSTREKNSQAEGNHIKMFMRGRPITMYIPSDVENYEDVRTELPSERLKLEWVYGYRGRDCRANVYLLPTGEIVYFIASVVVLFNYEERTQRHYLGHTDCVKCLAIHPDKIRIATGQIAGVDKDGRALQPHVRIWDSVSLSTLQVIGLGTFERGVGSLAFSKADSGHHLSVIDDCNDHMLTVWDWQKKSKIAEIKTTNEVVLDVEFHPTDPNTIVTCGKSHIFFWTWTGTSLARKQGIFGKYEKPKFVQCLAFLSTGDILTGDSGGVLLVWTRDSAEPPTGKGPRAFRINRQVKGHEGSVFCLCEMRSGTLLTGGGKDRKIVLWDHDLRPDRDIEVPDQYGAIRAVSEGKGDEFLVGTSRNFILRGTFNDGFMVEVQGHTDELWGLACHPSRQMFLTCAQDRLVCLWNSDDHSLQWSRTLEEHGHCADFHPSGAVVTIGTHSGKWYVLDAESTDLVAIHTDGNEQLSVMRFSVDGGLLAVGSHDNFIYLYTVTEKGRKYSRYGKCTGHSSYITHLDWSPDNNFIMSNSGDYEILYWDVPNGCKLIRNRSECKDIDWATYTCVLGFHVFGVWPEGSDGTDINALIRSHNRKVIALADDFCKVHLFAYPCSTPKAPSHKYSAHSSHVTNVSFLYKDSHLISTGGKDTSIMQWRLVEKSSLSLTDGLLSNSAPRRMDSIFTPPAPATTTPTQEVAPPPPPPSLTANGTQEHSPETPPPVELAPPPASELTPPHSESTPPPSDSTVSLKDSLDPSDDTATPSDEGLPPFTPPS from the exons ATGGACGGATTCACTGGCAGTCTGG ATGACAGTATGTCCGGAGCCAGTGTTTCGGACGTCAATGACCGCCTGTCGGCGCTGGAGCTCCGTGTTCAGCAGCAGGAGGATGAGCTGACGGTGATGAAGGCGGCTCTGGCCGACGTCCTCCGCCGCCTCGCTGCCTCCGAAGACTCAGCGTCGAACACCAAGAAACAACACACAGGAAAAG GTGGAACTCCGCTACGTGAAGCGTATTCAATGTCCTGTATCGCTAACGGTGGAACTTCTGGAAGAAAGAGAGACTCGACGTCTGTCACCAGGAAGGAGACAGTGTCATCTGCTGCCAAGAG AGGTCCCAGTGTGAAGCGGTCCTCAGGTATGGAACGTTCCCAGAGTAGCACCTGGGAAAGTTCAGAGGAAAACCGGAACAAGCTGGTGAAAGCTGCGTCCACCTCCAAACTGTTGGCAAAGGTGGTGAAGAATGCTGAAAG GCACAAAGACCCAGTTGTCAGTCAAG CCAAAATGTCGACCAGAGAGAAAAACAGCCAAGCAG AGGGAAATCACATAAAGATGTTCATGCGTGGTCGACCGATCACCATGTACATACCATCAGATGTGGAGAACTACGAGGACGTTCGGACGGAGCTGCCGTCGGAAAGACTCAAACTGGAATGGGT GTACGGTTACCGAGGCAGAGACTGCAGAGCCAACGTCTACCTCCTTCCCACTGGAGAGATCGTGTATTTCATTGCCTCGGTCGTCGTTTTGTTCAACTATGAAGAGCGAACTCAGCGACATTACCTGGGACACACTGACTGTGTCAAGTG CCTGGCCATCCATCCCGATAAGATCCGAATCGCGACAGGACAGATTGCAGGAGTTGACAAAGACGGACGG GCGCTGCAGCCTCATGTCCGGATCTGGGACAGCGTCAGTCTGTCCACGCTGCAGGTTATCGGTTTGGGGACGTTTGAGCGAGGAGTCGGATCGCTGGCGTTCTCCAAAGCT GACTCAGGTCATCACCTCAGTGTGATCGACGACTGTAACGACCATATGCTCACAGTTTgggactggcagaaaaagtccAAGATCGCTGAGATTAAG ACCACTAACGAGGTGGTCCTGGACGTGGAGTTCCATCCCACCGACCCAAACACCATCGTCACCTGTGGAAAGTCACACATCTTcttctggacctggactggaaccTCGTTGGCCCGTAAACAGGGCATTTTTGGG aaaTACGAGAAGCCAAAGTTTGTCCAGTGTCTGGCCTTCCTGAGCACTGGAGACATTCTGACCGGTGACTCTGGGGGAGTCCTGCTGGTCTGGACTCGAGACTCTGCTGAGCCCCCCACAGGGAAGGGCCCCCGAG CGTTCAGGATCAATcggcaggtcaaaggtcacgaggGCAGTGTGTTCTGTCTGTGCGAGATGCGGAGTGGAACTCTGCTGACCGGAGGAGGGAAAGACCGCAAGATTGTCCTGTGGGACCATGATCTTCGACCCGACCGGGACATCGAG GTCCCAGATCAGTACGGAGCCATCAGGGCCGTGTCCGAGGGCAAAGGGGATGAGTTCCTGGTCGGAACCTCACGGAACTTCATCCTCAGAGGAACGTTCAATGACGGCTTCATGGTTGAggtccag GGACACACAGACGAGCTGTGGGGTTTGGCGTGTCATCCGTCCAGACAGATGTTCCTGACGTGTGCTCAGGATCGACTGGTTTGTCTCTGGAACTCCGATGATCACAGTCTGCAGTGGAGCCGAACTCTGGAG GAACACGGGCACTGTGCCGACTTCCATCCCAGTGGAGCTGTGGTTACCATAGGAACGCACTCGGGAAA GTGGTACGTCCTGGACGCTGAGTCCACTGACCTGGTGGCGATCCACACTGACGGGAACGAGCAGCTGTCGGTGATGCGGTTCTCTGTAG ATGGTGGTCTGCTGGCGGTCGGATCTCATGATAACTTTATTTACCTCTACACCGTCACGGAAAAAGGACGCAAGTACAGTCGATATGGAAAGTGTACG ggtCATTCCAGTTACATCACTCACCTGGActggtcacctgacaacaacttCATCATGTCCAACTCTGGAGACTATGAGATCCTCTACT GGGATGTACCCAACGGTTGTAAACTGATCAGGAATCGTTCAGAGTGTAAAGACATTGACTGGGCGACGTACACCTGCGTCCTGGGATTCCACGTCTTCG GGGTGTGGCCTGAAGGATCCGATGGCACCGACATCAACGCTCTGATCAGGTCTCACAACAGGAAGGTCATCGCCCTCGCAGACGACTTCTGTAAAGTTCACCTGTTCGCCTACCCATGTTCCACACCCAAG GCTCCCAGTCATAAATACAGCGCTCACAGCAGTCATGTGACCAACGTCAGCTTCCTGTACAAAGACAGTCACCTGATCTCCACTGGTGGGAAGGACACCAGCATCATGCAGTGGCGTCTGGTGGAGAAGTCCTCGCTGTCACTCACCGACGGCCTCCTCTCTAACTCCGCCCCCCGCCGAATGGACTCCATTTTCACTCCGCCCGCTCCCGCCACAACCACGCCCACACAGGAGgtggcccctcctcctcctcctccatccctgACAGCCAACGGGACTCAAGAACATTCACCGGAAACCCCACCCCCCGTAGAGCTGGCCCCACCCCCTGCCTCAGAGTTAACCCCGCCCCACTCTGAGTCAACCCCGCCCCCCTCTGACAGCACCGTGAGTCTGAAGGACAGCCTGGACCCGAGCGACGACACGGCCACGCCCAGCGACGAGGGGCTGCCACCCTTCACCCCACCCTCATAG
- the eml4 gene encoding echinoderm microtubule-associated protein-like 4 isoform X2 has product MDGFTGSLDDSMSGASVSDVNDRLSALELRVQQQEDELTVMKAALADVLRRLAASEDSASNTKKQHTGKGGTPLREAYSMSCIANGGTSGRKRDSTSVTRKETVSSAAKSGADRKKELGSQRSQMEEIQEREEPPHPKEPAPSPSPSSPQTPHLQRSTQSDSSKSHTPPKRGPSVKRSSGMERSQSSTWESSEENRNKLVKAASTSKLLAKVVKNAERHKDPVVSQEGNHIKMFMRGRPITMYIPSDVENYEDVRTELPSERLKLEWVYGYRGRDCRANVYLLPTGEIVYFIASVVVLFNYEERTQRHYLGHTDCVKCLAIHPDKIRIATGQIAGVDKDGRALQPHVRIWDSVSLSTLQVIGLGTFERGVGSLAFSKADSGHHLSVIDDCNDHMLTVWDWQKKSKIAEIKTTNEVVLDVEFHPTDPNTIVTCGKSHIFFWTWTGTSLARKQGIFGKYEKPKFVQCLAFLSTGDILTGDSGGVLLVWTRDSAEPPTGKGPRAFRINRQVKGHEGSVFCLCEMRSGTLLTGGGKDRKIVLWDHDLRPDRDIEVPDQYGAIRAVSEGKGDEFLVGTSRNFILRGTFNDGFMVEVQGHTDELWGLACHPSRQMFLTCAQDRLVCLWNSDDHSLQWSRTLEEHGHCADFHPSGAVVTIGTHSGKWYVLDAESTDLVAIHTDGNEQLSVMRFSVDGGLLAVGSHDNFIYLYTVTEKGRKYSRYGKCTGHSSYITHLDWSPDNNFIMSNSGDYEILYWDVPNGCKLIRNRSECKDIDWATYTCVLGFHVFGVWPEGSDGTDINALIRSHNRKVIALADDFCKVHLFAYPCSTPKAPSHKYSAHSSHVTNVSFLYKDSHLISTGGKDTSIMQWRLVEKSSLSLTDGLLSNSAPRRMDSIFTPPAPATTTPTQEVAPPPPPPSLTANGTQEHSPETPPPVELAPPPASELTPPHSESTPPPSDSTVSLKDSLDPSDDTATPSDEGLPPFTPPS; this is encoded by the exons ATGGACGGATTCACTGGCAGTCTGG ATGACAGTATGTCCGGAGCCAGTGTTTCGGACGTCAATGACCGCCTGTCGGCGCTGGAGCTCCGTGTTCAGCAGCAGGAGGATGAGCTGACGGTGATGAAGGCGGCTCTGGCCGACGTCCTCCGCCGCCTCGCTGCCTCCGAAGACTCAGCGTCGAACACCAAGAAACAACACACAGGAAAAG GTGGAACTCCGCTACGTGAAGCGTATTCAATGTCCTGTATCGCTAACGGTGGAACTTCTGGAAGAAAGAGAGACTCGACGTCTGTCACCAGGAAGGAGACAGTGTCATCTGCTGCCAAGAG CGGAGCAGACAGGAAGAAGGAGCTCGGCAGTCAACGGTCTCAGATGGAGGAGATCCAGGAGCGTGAGGAGCCTCCTCACCCAAAGGAACCAGCTCCCAGTCCTTCCCCTTCctccccccagaccccccacctgCAGAGATCGACCCAGTCCGACAGCAGTAAAAGCCACACCCCTCCCAAAAG AGGTCCCAGTGTGAAGCGGTCCTCAGGTATGGAACGTTCCCAGAGTAGCACCTGGGAAAGTTCAGAGGAAAACCGGAACAAGCTGGTGAAAGCTGCGTCCACCTCCAAACTGTTGGCAAAGGTGGTGAAGAATGCTGAAAG GCACAAAGACCCAGTTGTCAGTCAAG AGGGAAATCACATAAAGATGTTCATGCGTGGTCGACCGATCACCATGTACATACCATCAGATGTGGAGAACTACGAGGACGTTCGGACGGAGCTGCCGTCGGAAAGACTCAAACTGGAATGGGT GTACGGTTACCGAGGCAGAGACTGCAGAGCCAACGTCTACCTCCTTCCCACTGGAGAGATCGTGTATTTCATTGCCTCGGTCGTCGTTTTGTTCAACTATGAAGAGCGAACTCAGCGACATTACCTGGGACACACTGACTGTGTCAAGTG CCTGGCCATCCATCCCGATAAGATCCGAATCGCGACAGGACAGATTGCAGGAGTTGACAAAGACGGACGG GCGCTGCAGCCTCATGTCCGGATCTGGGACAGCGTCAGTCTGTCCACGCTGCAGGTTATCGGTTTGGGGACGTTTGAGCGAGGAGTCGGATCGCTGGCGTTCTCCAAAGCT GACTCAGGTCATCACCTCAGTGTGATCGACGACTGTAACGACCATATGCTCACAGTTTgggactggcagaaaaagtccAAGATCGCTGAGATTAAG ACCACTAACGAGGTGGTCCTGGACGTGGAGTTCCATCCCACCGACCCAAACACCATCGTCACCTGTGGAAAGTCACACATCTTcttctggacctggactggaaccTCGTTGGCCCGTAAACAGGGCATTTTTGGG aaaTACGAGAAGCCAAAGTTTGTCCAGTGTCTGGCCTTCCTGAGCACTGGAGACATTCTGACCGGTGACTCTGGGGGAGTCCTGCTGGTCTGGACTCGAGACTCTGCTGAGCCCCCCACAGGGAAGGGCCCCCGAG CGTTCAGGATCAATcggcaggtcaaaggtcacgaggGCAGTGTGTTCTGTCTGTGCGAGATGCGGAGTGGAACTCTGCTGACCGGAGGAGGGAAAGACCGCAAGATTGTCCTGTGGGACCATGATCTTCGACCCGACCGGGACATCGAG GTCCCAGATCAGTACGGAGCCATCAGGGCCGTGTCCGAGGGCAAAGGGGATGAGTTCCTGGTCGGAACCTCACGGAACTTCATCCTCAGAGGAACGTTCAATGACGGCTTCATGGTTGAggtccag GGACACACAGACGAGCTGTGGGGTTTGGCGTGTCATCCGTCCAGACAGATGTTCCTGACGTGTGCTCAGGATCGACTGGTTTGTCTCTGGAACTCCGATGATCACAGTCTGCAGTGGAGCCGAACTCTGGAG GAACACGGGCACTGTGCCGACTTCCATCCCAGTGGAGCTGTGGTTACCATAGGAACGCACTCGGGAAA GTGGTACGTCCTGGACGCTGAGTCCACTGACCTGGTGGCGATCCACACTGACGGGAACGAGCAGCTGTCGGTGATGCGGTTCTCTGTAG ATGGTGGTCTGCTGGCGGTCGGATCTCATGATAACTTTATTTACCTCTACACCGTCACGGAAAAAGGACGCAAGTACAGTCGATATGGAAAGTGTACG ggtCATTCCAGTTACATCACTCACCTGGActggtcacctgacaacaacttCATCATGTCCAACTCTGGAGACTATGAGATCCTCTACT GGGATGTACCCAACGGTTGTAAACTGATCAGGAATCGTTCAGAGTGTAAAGACATTGACTGGGCGACGTACACCTGCGTCCTGGGATTCCACGTCTTCG GGGTGTGGCCTGAAGGATCCGATGGCACCGACATCAACGCTCTGATCAGGTCTCACAACAGGAAGGTCATCGCCCTCGCAGACGACTTCTGTAAAGTTCACCTGTTCGCCTACCCATGTTCCACACCCAAG GCTCCCAGTCATAAATACAGCGCTCACAGCAGTCATGTGACCAACGTCAGCTTCCTGTACAAAGACAGTCACCTGATCTCCACTGGTGGGAAGGACACCAGCATCATGCAGTGGCGTCTGGTGGAGAAGTCCTCGCTGTCACTCACCGACGGCCTCCTCTCTAACTCCGCCCCCCGCCGAATGGACTCCATTTTCACTCCGCCCGCTCCCGCCACAACCACGCCCACACAGGAGgtggcccctcctcctcctcctccatccctgACAGCCAACGGGACTCAAGAACATTCACCGGAAACCCCACCCCCCGTAGAGCTGGCCCCACCCCCTGCCTCAGAGTTAACCCCGCCCCACTCTGAGTCAACCCCGCCCCCCTCTGACAGCACCGTGAGTCTGAAGGACAGCCTGGACCCGAGCGACGACACGGCCACGCCCAGCGACGAGGGGCTGCCACCCTTCACCCCACCCTCATAG
- the eml4 gene encoding echinoderm microtubule-associated protein-like 4 isoform X1, with protein MDGFTGSLDDSMSGASVSDVNDRLSALELRVQQQEDELTVMKAALADVLRRLAASEDSASNTKKQHTGKGGTPLREAYSMSCIANGGTSGRKRDSTSVTRKETVSSAAKSGADRKKELGSQRSQMEEIQEREEPPHPKEPAPSPSPSSPQTPHLQRSTQSDSSKSHTPPKRGPSVKRSSGMERSQSSTWESSEENRNKLVKAASTSKLLAKVVKNAERHKDPVVSQAKMSTREKNSQAEGNHIKMFMRGRPITMYIPSDVENYEDVRTELPSERLKLEWVYGYRGRDCRANVYLLPTGEIVYFIASVVVLFNYEERTQRHYLGHTDCVKCLAIHPDKIRIATGQIAGVDKDGRALQPHVRIWDSVSLSTLQVIGLGTFERGVGSLAFSKADSGHHLSVIDDCNDHMLTVWDWQKKSKIAEIKTTNEVVLDVEFHPTDPNTIVTCGKSHIFFWTWTGTSLARKQGIFGKYEKPKFVQCLAFLSTGDILTGDSGGVLLVWTRDSAEPPTGKGPRAFRINRQVKGHEGSVFCLCEMRSGTLLTGGGKDRKIVLWDHDLRPDRDIEVPDQYGAIRAVSEGKGDEFLVGTSRNFILRGTFNDGFMVEVQGHTDELWGLACHPSRQMFLTCAQDRLVCLWNSDDHSLQWSRTLEEHGHCADFHPSGAVVTIGTHSGKWYVLDAESTDLVAIHTDGNEQLSVMRFSVDGGLLAVGSHDNFIYLYTVTEKGRKYSRYGKCTGHSSYITHLDWSPDNNFIMSNSGDYEILYWDVPNGCKLIRNRSECKDIDWATYTCVLGFHVFGVWPEGSDGTDINALIRSHNRKVIALADDFCKVHLFAYPCSTPKAPSHKYSAHSSHVTNVSFLYKDSHLISTGGKDTSIMQWRLVEKSSLSLTDGLLSNSAPRRMDSIFTPPAPATTTPTQEVAPPPPPPSLTANGTQEHSPETPPPVELAPPPASELTPPHSESTPPPSDSTVSLKDSLDPSDDTATPSDEGLPPFTPPS; from the exons ATGGACGGATTCACTGGCAGTCTGG ATGACAGTATGTCCGGAGCCAGTGTTTCGGACGTCAATGACCGCCTGTCGGCGCTGGAGCTCCGTGTTCAGCAGCAGGAGGATGAGCTGACGGTGATGAAGGCGGCTCTGGCCGACGTCCTCCGCCGCCTCGCTGCCTCCGAAGACTCAGCGTCGAACACCAAGAAACAACACACAGGAAAAG GTGGAACTCCGCTACGTGAAGCGTATTCAATGTCCTGTATCGCTAACGGTGGAACTTCTGGAAGAAAGAGAGACTCGACGTCTGTCACCAGGAAGGAGACAGTGTCATCTGCTGCCAAGAG CGGAGCAGACAGGAAGAAGGAGCTCGGCAGTCAACGGTCTCAGATGGAGGAGATCCAGGAGCGTGAGGAGCCTCCTCACCCAAAGGAACCAGCTCCCAGTCCTTCCCCTTCctccccccagaccccccacctgCAGAGATCGACCCAGTCCGACAGCAGTAAAAGCCACACCCCTCCCAAAAG AGGTCCCAGTGTGAAGCGGTCCTCAGGTATGGAACGTTCCCAGAGTAGCACCTGGGAAAGTTCAGAGGAAAACCGGAACAAGCTGGTGAAAGCTGCGTCCACCTCCAAACTGTTGGCAAAGGTGGTGAAGAATGCTGAAAG GCACAAAGACCCAGTTGTCAGTCAAG CCAAAATGTCGACCAGAGAGAAAAACAGCCAAGCAG AGGGAAATCACATAAAGATGTTCATGCGTGGTCGACCGATCACCATGTACATACCATCAGATGTGGAGAACTACGAGGACGTTCGGACGGAGCTGCCGTCGGAAAGACTCAAACTGGAATGGGT GTACGGTTACCGAGGCAGAGACTGCAGAGCCAACGTCTACCTCCTTCCCACTGGAGAGATCGTGTATTTCATTGCCTCGGTCGTCGTTTTGTTCAACTATGAAGAGCGAACTCAGCGACATTACCTGGGACACACTGACTGTGTCAAGTG CCTGGCCATCCATCCCGATAAGATCCGAATCGCGACAGGACAGATTGCAGGAGTTGACAAAGACGGACGG GCGCTGCAGCCTCATGTCCGGATCTGGGACAGCGTCAGTCTGTCCACGCTGCAGGTTATCGGTTTGGGGACGTTTGAGCGAGGAGTCGGATCGCTGGCGTTCTCCAAAGCT GACTCAGGTCATCACCTCAGTGTGATCGACGACTGTAACGACCATATGCTCACAGTTTgggactggcagaaaaagtccAAGATCGCTGAGATTAAG ACCACTAACGAGGTGGTCCTGGACGTGGAGTTCCATCCCACCGACCCAAACACCATCGTCACCTGTGGAAAGTCACACATCTTcttctggacctggactggaaccTCGTTGGCCCGTAAACAGGGCATTTTTGGG aaaTACGAGAAGCCAAAGTTTGTCCAGTGTCTGGCCTTCCTGAGCACTGGAGACATTCTGACCGGTGACTCTGGGGGAGTCCTGCTGGTCTGGACTCGAGACTCTGCTGAGCCCCCCACAGGGAAGGGCCCCCGAG CGTTCAGGATCAATcggcaggtcaaaggtcacgaggGCAGTGTGTTCTGTCTGTGCGAGATGCGGAGTGGAACTCTGCTGACCGGAGGAGGGAAAGACCGCAAGATTGTCCTGTGGGACCATGATCTTCGACCCGACCGGGACATCGAG GTCCCAGATCAGTACGGAGCCATCAGGGCCGTGTCCGAGGGCAAAGGGGATGAGTTCCTGGTCGGAACCTCACGGAACTTCATCCTCAGAGGAACGTTCAATGACGGCTTCATGGTTGAggtccag GGACACACAGACGAGCTGTGGGGTTTGGCGTGTCATCCGTCCAGACAGATGTTCCTGACGTGTGCTCAGGATCGACTGGTTTGTCTCTGGAACTCCGATGATCACAGTCTGCAGTGGAGCCGAACTCTGGAG GAACACGGGCACTGTGCCGACTTCCATCCCAGTGGAGCTGTGGTTACCATAGGAACGCACTCGGGAAA GTGGTACGTCCTGGACGCTGAGTCCACTGACCTGGTGGCGATCCACACTGACGGGAACGAGCAGCTGTCGGTGATGCGGTTCTCTGTAG ATGGTGGTCTGCTGGCGGTCGGATCTCATGATAACTTTATTTACCTCTACACCGTCACGGAAAAAGGACGCAAGTACAGTCGATATGGAAAGTGTACG ggtCATTCCAGTTACATCACTCACCTGGActggtcacctgacaacaacttCATCATGTCCAACTCTGGAGACTATGAGATCCTCTACT GGGATGTACCCAACGGTTGTAAACTGATCAGGAATCGTTCAGAGTGTAAAGACATTGACTGGGCGACGTACACCTGCGTCCTGGGATTCCACGTCTTCG GGGTGTGGCCTGAAGGATCCGATGGCACCGACATCAACGCTCTGATCAGGTCTCACAACAGGAAGGTCATCGCCCTCGCAGACGACTTCTGTAAAGTTCACCTGTTCGCCTACCCATGTTCCACACCCAAG GCTCCCAGTCATAAATACAGCGCTCACAGCAGTCATGTGACCAACGTCAGCTTCCTGTACAAAGACAGTCACCTGATCTCCACTGGTGGGAAGGACACCAGCATCATGCAGTGGCGTCTGGTGGAGAAGTCCTCGCTGTCACTCACCGACGGCCTCCTCTCTAACTCCGCCCCCCGCCGAATGGACTCCATTTTCACTCCGCCCGCTCCCGCCACAACCACGCCCACACAGGAGgtggcccctcctcctcctcctccatccctgACAGCCAACGGGACTCAAGAACATTCACCGGAAACCCCACCCCCCGTAGAGCTGGCCCCACCCCCTGCCTCAGAGTTAACCCCGCCCCACTCTGAGTCAACCCCGCCCCCCTCTGACAGCACCGTGAGTCTGAAGGACAGCCTGGACCCGAGCGACGACACGGCCACGCCCAGCGACGAGGGGCTGCCACCCTTCACCCCACCCTCATAG